One Candidatus Micrarchaeota archaeon genomic window, AGTGTCAAAGATACTTGCGATAACCAAGGAGAGTGGCTAGTGTTCCGATGCATTTTCTAGATGGTGTGGGAATATGGAATCAGAGGAGCGAAGGGAGGAATACGCATACGTGCTTGACTTCATGGTCAGCGGCAAGTCCTTCTCAAACAAGCCGGAGCCGCTCACCCAGCTGATGGGCGAGGAGCGCTTCACGATCCTGGAGGCAACGATCAAGCCCGGGGCCTCGCTGGGCCTGGGCGAGCGCGTGTACATAGGGAGGGAGGAGCGCGACAAGATCCTGCTCATAAAGTCGAGGATAAGCTACGACGAGCTGACGCAAACGGCCAAGAACGAGCTGCCCAACGTTGTGACAAGGATAGTCGCGTCAAACGAGAAGAGGTTCGTGGAGGTATTCAACAATGCGGGGCCGCTGAACATAAGGCAGCACTCCCTTGAGCTGCTTCCTGGCATAGGCAAGAAGCACCTTGAGGCCATAATAAAGGCAAGGAACGAGAAGAAGTTCGAGAGCTTCAAGGACATAATGGACAGGGTACAGCTGCTGCAGAACCCATCAAGGCTGATTACTGACAGGATAATAGCCGAGCTGATGGGGAATGAGCGCTTCTACATGTTCACGAAACCTTACAGGAAGAGAGAGGGATTCGAGCGTTATTGAAACCCGAACCCGTTACGTAAAAACATAAAAACAAAAAAACAATTCAGGCGGAACGCCTCAGGTTGCTCAAGTCCTTATCCGGGAAATGCAGCACCTTGTCCACCCTTTTGTGCACAGCCTCAAGCACATCGGCGGCATTTCTCTTGCCGAACAGTGTGCCATCCTTGCGCAGCCTTTTTACAGCGTAAAACATATATTCGGAAACCTTCGGAAGCCCCATGTTTATCGTAGCAACTACTGCGTTCTTCGCGGTTTCTGTCTTGTAATAAGGTGCGGGATCCGGGCTGTTCATTATGTTGCACAGCGCAGAAGCGAAATCCTTTATCTTGCTTGACATGTAAACTGACATCGCCTTTTCCTTCAAATCGTTTTCTATGTGCCTGAGTCCCTCGATAACCGTACCGTTGGTCGAATCGACAGAATTCAATCTGGACAATTTAACCAGGGTAACGTCCAATTCCCTGTTGAAATGGGCCTGCCCCCTCCTGTCCAACTCCATAGTTGTATTCATAGAGTCACCAGCATATCATCTAAACTAGTGTTTAGCAGATATATATACCTTTACATCCATATGGCAATCGTCGGACTACTCCAATCTATCCTCCTGAACCCGAGAATCAGAATGCGCATGTTACATCTTCTTGAGGTGCAGAGCCGGAACCACCAGCTTCCTCTTCGCCCTGAAGACGTTCAGCTCAACAACATAGCCGTTGCCGCGCCTTTCTATGACTTTGCCTATCTTGCCCCTGTACCTGGGATGTGGTATGTTCTTGAAGTTGCCCTTCGGCACTATAGCCACCTTGTCTCCTTCCTTGAAGCTCTTTATCGTCTCGCTGATGCTGAGCCTTGAGGGCTTGTGGTGCCTTGCAAGGTGCCTTGTCCTTCCAGAGAATAAACCCTGCGATCTTCTTGTCATGAAATCATTCGACAAATAGTAATAGAATATCATATATAAACCTATTTAAATGTGTATGTGGAAGTATTATCATAAAATACAAAAGTGCGTTCAATGGCGAAGCATTCAAACCAGATATACCCTCCGCACAGGAGAGTCATACTAAAACCTACTTACAAGGTCCAGAACATAGTAACTAAGGCTGAGCTGAACGTGGACCTCGACCTTTACGGGCTTGCAAAGCTTTCCCACGACGTTGACTACGAGCCGGAGCAGTTCCCAGGAGCTATATTCAAGGTGCACGACCCGAAGGCTGCGCTGCTGCTGTTCAAGAACGGCAAGATAATATGCACCGGCGCCAAGACCACTGCCGATGTCAAGAGGGCAATAGACAAGGCTGTCGAGCTTGTCAACAGGTACATAGCGAGCAAGGGAAGGTAGCTACAAATCAAGCTTCGCCAGCCAGTCTGCAACAACCCTTGCGGTTTCCTTCTCCTTTTTCCAAAATCCGTGGTTTGCCCCTTTTATTACCGAATGGCTGAACCCCTGTGCACCTGAATTCCTTTCAAGTATTTCCATGTATTCCTTTACCGGCTTTGCGGCGAATTGCTCCTTGCTTCCGAATATTGCAAGCACAGGTTGCCTTATGCTTCCGAATTCCCTTAGCCTTGGGAGATCATAGTTGAATATCCTGCTCTCAACAAACTTGAGATCGGAGAAGCTAAGAAACCTGTGCGTCCCGAAAGGCCTTCTTATGTAATTCCTTGGCATTATGGAGTATTTGTCATTCCTGTATAGCCTTTTCGCTGCGCTTACTGCGCCACCAAACCTTCCCCCGAGGTCTCTTTTCTGCATGTTGTAATCATCAGCAGGCGCGAGGAGAACAATGCCCTTCACCTTTCTGTCCTTCTCCTTGTATTGGTAATATACCGCTTTCTGGCAGCCGGTGCTGTGCCCTGCGAGTATTATCCGCCTTGAGCCTAACACGCCGGCAAGCCTTATCGCGCCGCCAATGTCATATATGCATTCCTCAAACCTTTCGAATCCTCCCCCTGTGATCGTGCCTTTGTACTTCCTTCCTTTTTTTCTTGTCCGTGTTTCAACGGTGTAGCTGCCACGCTGCTCTATAGCAAGGAAATCGTAGCCTATTTTTGGCAGCGAATCAGCAAGCGCCTTGATCAGTCCGCTGCTGTAGAATGTTCCCTCAAGCCCGTGCAGGTAAATGAGAGTTTTCCCTCTTTTTCTTCCAGGCCTTGCAAGGAAACCGTGCAGCTTCAGGCCGTCCTTTGTCACAAAAGATACTATTTCCCCTTTCATTCCCTCGTAGCGTATTGGCGCTCAGAATATAAAAAGTACCACTTGTGTTCTTGTGTAAACCGGCCAATCAGAAAGCTTTAAATACCTGTACATTAAAACAAACTAGACGCATTTTTTATGCGTATTCTGTAAAACCCTATTCTCATCCACCCAGGCGTATGCTAACGCATACGCCTCAATTTCTTTTTAATCAGAAAACGGGCAAAGGCAGCGGGCTTGCTACTTCTGCTTCTGCGCGAAAACCAGATAAGCTGTGTGCCATACCCCCTTTGTTGAGGGCCTTGTCCCCTCCTCCCTTACGAGCATGTCCCTGACGATTACCTCAATTGTGTATATGTTCCTGAATTTGTACCTGTTCAGCGCGGCCACGAAATCCCTTACCTGCTCAGTGTGCGGAAGGTAGCCGCATATGTACCCGTCGGGCTTCAGGGCCTTGTGCGCGTTCCTTACCGCTTTGTTTGAATTCGGCATGTCAAGTGTAACAAGGTCCACGTCTTTCTCGGTTACGGTTTTCATGAAGTCCTTGTTCTTTATGATCAGGTTGTCAAGGCCTTCCCCGCTCCTGTTCCTTTCTGCAATCCTTATGAAATCCTCCCTTGTCTCGTAGCTCGTCACCTTCCTGCATATCCTTGCCAATGAGACTGCAAGCCATCCGCTCCCGGTGCCAGCATCAAGGCATTCGCTGCCCTTGCCTATTCCTGTATAGGCGATTATCATGCCTATGTCCTTTGGCAGTATCACCTGCGGCCCCCTCTTCAGCCTCTTGTAAGCTTCGGGAATGAACATGCGCAGCACTACTCCTGCTTTTTTGCCTTACTGGATCTTTTCCGCTTTGTTGCGGGCTTCGCCTTGCTCTGCCCTGGCTTCCTCGGCCTTGCCGCTCTCTTGGCCTTGGCTTCCTTGGCTTTGGCGTCCTTTCCTGCAGCCGCTTCCTTGCCTGCGCTTGCAGTCGCATTTGACTTGAGCTCCCTTGCCGTGACGGCAGCGGGCTCCTTCCCCTCCTTCTTCAGTTTCTTTTCCCTCCATTTCTGCTTGGTTATGCATTCGGGATCAAGGTCCATCTCGAAGACGCCCCTGCCCTTCCTTATCACCTTCACTATCGGCGTATGGCAGTGCTCGCACATCTTTCCTGCAGGCACTACAAGCGCGTTCTGTGGTATCGAATATGTGTTGGTGCAGTCGGGGTAGTTCGCGCACGCCACGAACTGCTTGCCTGCCCTGGATCTTTTTATGACGAGGTCCCCACCGTCCTTTATGCACTTGCCGAGGGTCACCTGGCTCTCCACGAGCCCCTCCTGCATGGCCTTGCCTATCTTCTCCTTGTTGTTGTCGAAAAGCCTGAGCGCCTCCAGCAGCATCTCCTTGCCCTCCTCTATAACCTCCTCCGGCCTCTTTTTTCCCAGGGATATCTGCTCCATGTCTCCCTCAAGCTTTTTCGTAGTTTCCTCGTTGACTATCATGTTCGAATTCTCGTCAAGCGCCCTGTACACGCTCATGCCGAAGCTTGTAACCTTTATCGCTGAGCCCTCTATGTAGCCCCTCCTGAAAAGCGTGTCTATTATCGCTGCCCTGGTGGCCTTGGTCCCGAGCGTCCTCTTCTCAAGCTCTGCTATGAGCCCGGCCTTGCCGTAGCGCCTTGGCGGCTCTGTCTTGAGCTCCTGCATGTACGCCTTTGCAACATCTGCCTTCGAGCCCTTGCTGAACCCCGGCAGCGTCTTCTCCTTAACTGAGGCGTATGTGTAAAATTCCATCCATCCCCTTTCTATTATCCTGGTGCCGTTCGCCACGTATTTCTCGCTGCCTATTGCTACCGTGACCTTCATCTTGGCTATCTTAGCGTAAGGCGCGAAGCATGCCAGGAACCTCTTCGCTATGAGGTCGTAGAGCTTACCCTCAACGTCGTTGAGGCTCTTAGGGATTATCCCCGTTGGGTAT contains:
- the topA gene encoding DNA topoisomerase I, whose protein sequence is MNTLIIAEKPSVALRVAIALGNNAQKRLNVNGVNYYEIDSPSGRIYVAAAVGHIFTIRQKDDRRGYPVLDVEWAASYEVDKKAYYTKKYLDVFRMLAQKSDSCINACDFDIEGTVIGTNIIKFLGIDVRGKARRMKFSTTTIPDLKNAYENLMPLDLDNFHAGEVRHMLDWLWGINLSRALTSALVGTKFMRPLSIGRVQGPTLALLARREIEISKFVSKPYWNVLALISGIEFSNTRGDIFDKKAAEAALKGTEAGKDNAVVEGVESAENMSRPYPPFDLTALQLEASRTLRLDPSSTLATAQSLYERAYISYPRTSSQKLPPTLGLPRIIGELAKNPKYEALAKRLISERRFRPNEGMKSDEAHPAIYPTGIIPKSLNDVEGKLYDLIAKRFLACFAPYAKIAKMKVTVAIGSEKYVANGTRIIERGWMEFYTYASVKEKTLPGFSKGSKADVAKAYMQELKTEPPRRYGKAGLIAELEKRTLGTKATRAAIIDTLFRRGYIEGSAIKVTSFGMSVYRALDENSNMIVNEETTKKLEGDMEQISLGKKRPEEVIEEGKEMLLEALRLFDNNKEKIGKAMQEGLVESQVTLGKCIKDGGDLVIKRSRAGKQFVACANYPDCTNTYSIPQNALVVPAGKMCEHCHTPIVKVIRKGRGVFEMDLDPECITKQKWREKKLKKEGKEPAAVTARELKSNATASAGKEAAAGKDAKAKEAKAKRAARPRKPGQSKAKPATKRKRSSKAKKQE
- a CDS encoding 50S ribosomal protein L21e (mediates an interaction between 5S and domains II and V of 23S), with protein sequence MTRRSQGLFSGRTRHLARHHKPSRLSISETIKSFKEGDKVAIVPKGNFKNIPHPRYRGKIGKVIERRGNGYVVELNVFRAKRKLVVPALHLKKM
- a CDS encoding DUF655 domain-containing protein, encoding MESEERREEYAYVLDFMVSGKSFSNKPEPLTQLMGEERFTILEATIKPGASLGLGERVYIGREERDKILLIKSRISYDELTQTAKNELPNVVTRIVASNEKRFVEVFNNAGPLNIRQHSLELLPGIGKKHLEAIIKARNEKKFESFKDIMDRVQLLQNPSRLITDRIIAELMGNERFYMFTKPYRKREGFERY
- a CDS encoding methyltransferase domain-containing protein, producing MFIPEAYKRLKRGPQVILPKDIGMIIAYTGIGKGSECLDAGTGSGWLAVSLARICRKVTSYETREDFIRIAERNRSGEGLDNLIIKNKDFMKTVTEKDVDLVTLDMPNSNKAVRNAHKALKPDGYICGYLPHTEQVRDFVAALNRYKFRNIYTIEVIVRDMLVREEGTRPSTKGVWHTAYLVFAQKQK
- a CDS encoding alpha/beta fold hydrolase; its protein translation is MKGEIVSFVTKDGLKLHGFLARPGRKRGKTLIYLHGLEGTFYSSGLIKALADSLPKIGYDFLAIEQRGSYTVETRTRKKGRKYKGTITGGGFERFEECIYDIGGAIRLAGVLGSRRIILAGHSTGCQKAVYYQYKEKDRKVKGIVLLAPADDYNMQKRDLGGRFGGAVSAAKRLYRNDKYSIMPRNYIRRPFGTHRFLSFSDLKFVESRIFNYDLPRLREFGSIRQPVLAIFGSKEQFAAKPVKEYMEILERNSGAQGFSHSVIKGANHGFWKKEKETARVVADWLAKLDL